A DNA window from Vigna unguiculata cultivar IT97K-499-35 chromosome 10, ASM411807v1, whole genome shotgun sequence contains the following coding sequences:
- the LOC114165157 gene encoding GDSL esterase/lipase 2-like, with amino-acid sequence MAPFSTQTQILCFLLEIYNVGGRKFGFVNVGAIGCSPGIRVLVNNGSTCFEEVLAIARLHNTALSERIPELEKQLKGFKYSITDFYSASLEVLNNPTKYGFKETIVACCGGGPYRGDGSCGGRKGIKEYELCNNVDEHVYFDSIHLTDRASQHFGELIWNGNHTVTSPYNLKQLFEF; translated from the exons ATGGCTCCCTTCTCAACCCAGACTCAAATCCTGTGTTTCCTCCTG GAAATTTATAATGTTGGCGGAAGGAAATTTGGATTTGTTAATGTGGGTGCAATAGGTTGTTCACCTGGCATAAGGGTTTTGGTGAATAATGGAAGCACATGCTTTGAAGAAGTATTAGCCATCGCAAGACTACACAACACTGCACTCTCAGAAAGGATTCCTGAGCTAGAGAAACAACTCAAGGGATTCAAATATTCAATCACTGATTTCTATTCTGCATCTCTTGAAGTGCTGAACAATCCTACAAAATATG GTTTCAAAGAAACTATTGTGGCATGTTGTGGAGGTGGACCTTACAGAGGAGATGGTAGCTGTGGAGGGAGGAAAGGAATCAAAGAATACGAGTTATGTAACAATGTCGATGAACATGTGTACTTCGATTCTATTCATCTTACTGACAGAGCTAGCCAGCATTTTGGAGAGCTTATATGGAATGGAAATCACACTGTCACAAGCCCTTACAATCTCAAACAgctatttgaattttaa